A window of the Gloeobacter morelensis MG652769 genome harbors these coding sequences:
- the parA gene encoding ParA family partition ATPase yields MKTIAIISQKGGAGKTTLAVHLAVAAERAGHPAAVVDLDAQASATGWGDSRKADAPAVVSAQASRLEKVLVAAQSAGASVAIIDTAPHSESSALSAARASELILIPCRPAILDLRAISQSVDLAKLAGVSAAVVINAVPPRSHLGREAAAAVSAYGLPVSPVQLCSRAAYMHALVDGLTAGEYEPGGKAAEEVERLWQWLSAQMGLAAGLRGVAV; encoded by the coding sequence ATGAAGACGATTGCGATCATTTCCCAAAAAGGCGGTGCGGGGAAGACGACGCTGGCGGTGCACCTGGCGGTGGCGGCCGAGAGGGCGGGTCACCCCGCGGCCGTGGTGGATCTCGACGCGCAGGCATCGGCAACCGGTTGGGGAGACAGCCGTAAAGCGGACGCGCCGGCGGTGGTCAGTGCGCAGGCTTCGCGATTGGAGAAGGTTCTTGTTGCAGCCCAATCGGCGGGTGCGTCTGTGGCGATCATCGACACGGCGCCGCACTCAGAAAGCTCGGCGCTCTCGGCGGCTCGGGCCTCGGAGTTGATCCTCATCCCGTGTCGTCCGGCGATATTGGATTTGCGGGCGATATCTCAGAGCGTGGACTTGGCGAAGTTGGCCGGGGTGAGTGCAGCGGTGGTGATAAACGCGGTGCCGCCGCGCAGCCATCTGGGCCGGGAAGCGGCGGCGGCGGTGTCGGCCTACGGCCTGCCGGTGTCGCCAGTGCAGTTGTGCTCACGGGCAGCGTACATGCACGCTTTGGTGGACGGTTTGACGGCTGGGGAGTACGAGCCGGGTGGCAAGGCAGCCGAAGAGGTAGAGCGTTTGTGGCAATGGCTGAGTGCCCAAATGGGTCTAGCGGCCGGTCTCCGGGGTGTGGCGGTGTAG
- a CDS encoding ribbon-helix-helix domain-containing protein, giving the protein MPVKRSSLSAALHEASGRSIEPAPSPAANRPAESSPTASAPVPPSRVGKKAITGHFDPAVSRQLKQLALDRQTSVQALMAEALNDLFEKHGRSPLA; this is encoded by the coding sequence ATGCCAGTAAAGCGGTCGAGTTTGTCTGCGGCGCTGCACGAGGCGAGCGGTCGGTCTATCGAGCCCGCTCCGTCCCCTGCCGCCAATCGGCCTGCCGAATCCTCGCCAACAGCGTCTGCACCTGTGCCGCCGAGCCGGGTGGGCAAGAAAGCGATTACCGGGCATTTCGATCCGGCGGTCTCTCGGCAGTTGAAGCAGCTGGCTTTGGATCGGCAGACTTCGGTGCAGGCGTTGATGGCCGAAGCGCTCAACGATCTGTTCGAGAAGCACGGGCGCAGCCCCCTGGCCTGA